The genomic interval CCTGCCCCCCTTCTGTTAGTCCCCctccacttttattttgttttacatttttattcttatttttttattcttatttttttattgttgcagtGAGTGCTGAACTTACTCGAGGGAAACCTCGAGCGGGCACATCCTGTCTGATCCTTCCCTCCATTCAGAAAGAAGTCCACATGGCCGACGGGGATGGAGATGCCAAAATCTGATGCAGAATGAAAACCTCATTAATGCTGTTAGCATTTTGCTGCTACAGTGGTGCTCTGACTGCACCGCAAACACAGCTTCAGGTGTAAACACAACTCTCACTGCCTCCAACACCCCCGCTAATAAATGCAAAAAGACATTTAATGACCTTGATGCACCCTTTTAGGACATTTCGTTAGACTAAAGTGCATTACCCTTGGAAACTAGTCCTAATGGCACTCCCAAATACACAGTCACAGTGCGTATTTTGGGAGTGTGTTGAAACACAGTGGAACAGCAGCGCAGCGAGACTGAGTTCCACAGTAATGTGTATTACAATTTACCTAGTGTTAGGAGCCGTGCAAGATTTCTTCTTAATGTTTCTGAATTCATCTTTTGATTTGAAAGAAGAAGCTTGTTCTTCAGAACATTTGATTCTCTGAAAGTTATTCTGACTTCAGGCTATTTGCCTGATTTGtacattaaatgtgttttatcacacctcaaacacaaacaaaatttttGTGCCTTAGTGAAGTGTAATGTTACAGTTAAacagctgctctttgtttatAATTTTCAGTAACAAAACCATAATTGATTAGCCTGGCAGATCTGTAGCTCGTGCTGTCTGAGGCTTTTAGTGTAGACACAGCAACAGCAAGCAGTCTGAGCCAGCAGCATGGCACTAATGGAAATACACTAGCAGGTTAGGGTCTCACAGTCAGAGTCTGTGTGGATGGCATCCACAAACTGAGCGTCAGAGGGGTCCAGTCGGTCATAGGTGTCCGCTCCTTTAAACATGGGTCCAGCGGGGTCCAGGCCTGTTTGAAAGGTAGACATCTGAGGTTAAAAGCTTTGCATCACATTGACATTACTGGAAAAAACAGTAATCTAAAAGAGTCATTTTTCTTCAGTACTCTCATTATTAAAGAACTCAACACatcatggtccctgggtctaAAACCCAGATTTTTGAGTTTTATGTCTTATCATAGtgtttcctggtttgtttctttacatttatattGGCAGGTTTCAGGGGTTCTTATCcagttctgttctgttttttatattgtatttccTGAGGCCTTATGCATTCTTGCCTCCCTTCTGTTTCCATGTCTGGTTTAGTCTCAGTCTCTGTGTTTGgtctcttctctgtttgggtttCAGTGCCTCCGTGTTTGGTCCTTTGTTCCTGATATCTAGTTTAGGTTTCACTCTGGtagtattttttattatttagtatTTATATTCTCAGGCCTTCTCAGTTTTAGTTATCTGCGTTCTATTCTTGGTTTTTGCTTAGCTATCGTGCCTGTGTTCCCCGTGCCTTGTCAGGTTTTTTGTCTGTTAGTGATTCTGTGTTTAGTTCCaccccattttattttatagtcttttgtctcttgtgcccCCCGTTCAGCTTTgctccccttgtcttgttttcctCAGTGAGCTCAGCTGTGTCAACTTGACCCGTGTTTTCCCATTCAGTTATGTCTTCCTGTTTAACTGGTAactgctgttttctgtgtctTGTGTTATGCTTACTTCTCCCTGCTTCATTACATCTATAGTTTCCAGACGTGCGGCCCACCTGTTACCCACTCCTCTCATTATCCCGTGAGTGTTTATATTGTCTCCGTCTCCTGCTCTCCTTTGTTGCGTCATTCCTCATCCCGTGTGCTCCCTCTTTCTGCGTTTTCCCCTTTGAGTCAGTTTTGCATTCCTGGCTCAAGTCCCGCctagtttttgtgtgttttggaatAAAGTCCTGTCCCCCAAGTCTTGCATTTGGGTTCagctctgcctgccacacagctggtATATGACACAACCTTTAGGGAAACTCTCATTGAGGTCAGTGTAAAAAAGTACACACTGGTGTATTGACCTTTTTTGTACTGTGTGGTGGTTCTGAGAGTGCACCCGTGTCCCGGGAACTACACCAGCCTTTTTATATGAGGTTTGCAATTTGGGTTTTGTGGTTGCAGTTTGTGCAGTCAGTGACTGTTCGCAAGGCAGAGGTTTGGTAGGAGTGAACCTTGAAAAGCtgccattttaaaaaagcagctaCAGAAAAAGTGGCAATAGTAACAGCAAGATGGGTGGGGTGAGGTAAATaatcaaacaaaagcaaacagacaTTCAGTGAATAGTGAATTTGgttgaattctgttttccttGTTGTGCAGGTGGACACTAAAGGATGAAgtgcagaaacagcattagtggcTTCACTTTCTCCAGCGtaacttttttttatgtagAAATCTGGCTGCTCTTTGTCTTACCCCAAACTGTCTCCTGTcacttgaggtgactgttgttatttggtgcaatataaataaaattgatttgaactgaattgaacttaatggtgattaattatttttttgtattgaaaTATTAAAGTGAGCTGAGTCTGATGCCCCCCTGTCAAAGTCGGTTGCCCACCCGGTCCATCTGCTCTGCATCCTGCCAACAAACCACCAACCAACCACCAATAGGCTAGGGTAAAATTTAGATATCTTTTTTGAaacttctttatttatcagcatGTTGTTATTTTCCAAAATCTATTCCAGTCAGCATCAGTGAAGCCTTTGAACTGCACTCACATTAAGCCCCCACAAGTCTGTCTACTCAGACAGAAAGACCTGATATTAGTGAGTGAACAGTGGTGTTTTGGTACTGATGGTGTGCTGCTGAAGGGGACTGAGCCAAACACCTTCATAGTGTCTCTGTTCAAAGTGTTGTTGTTCTTTGATGAGCTGATCTTCCAAGGTCACACTGAGGTCTGTGAGAGCCTGCTCTGTGGAGAccttcattgtttttgttttcttaattcTGTGAACCCAATACCAGAATACCAGCAAGTAACACCTTTTATTTCCATCCCACAGCAATAGAAGTTCCCCCATGACGCTGTCTTACATCTCCTAAAGAAGGATTAATCTGATTATTTTTAAGTGTCATATGTAAACAATCTTTAAGGACTGAGCAGCTGTGTTTCCAGTTCAATTTTACATTGCAAGAGATAATGTGGACAGGGTCTGAACTCACCTGTGATTCTTCCTATTTTTCCTCCAAACAGAGTTCCCACAAAACCAGCCACGTGCGCCCCAAGACTGACCCCAATAAAGTGGAAGGATTCTAGTGTACAGCCATGATTCTGTTGATCAAGACAAGCATTGcttatttttatgaaaaaggATAAACTCAGCACTCTTTGTCATTTGTAGAATGACAAAATAACCCTCATACTTTTTTTGTCTCGGTTCAGGATGCCGTCATGGCTGACAGCCTCTCACCTGCAGCTGGTTGATGAGGACGGAGATCTGCAGGGCTACCTCCTTGTAATTCTCTACCACCAGGTTGTAGGCAAAGgatgcactgtaaacccagtcCACCAGCACCACATTCACATCTTCAGCCTGTAACAGGGCCTGGCTTAGCTTCTTCACCCAGGAGGGCTTCCTTCCTAGGGCCCTGCAAAGATGGGGTGGGGTCAGATTAAGGCCATTCATTTTGAGTCTGTTTAAGGACTAATAAATTTACTTTATAAACTACACAAAACTAAACTAGTGcacttttaaattattttgattgCAGttaaactgaagttcttgtaaaAATTCTGAAACTAAATAAAGACCTCACCTGTACCCGTGGATGATAACCTTTGTGGGACGGGAGGGATTGAAGTAGGAGGTCTGCTCAGTGAGGGACGTCTGGTTGAATGTTTGTGCGCAGTCCATGTTTTTCCTGGTCAGCAGCAGATACTGGACCTGCAGTCTGACTCTTTGCTGCTGGTACTCCCGCCATGTGGTATTGTGGAGATCAGCGCACTGATCATCTTCCTGCCTTTCATCTAAAAGGCCTGGTGGAAGTAGAAGGACATAATATAAACTGTGCATGTTGTTTTAGCCTCATTGTatcatgaaataaaacattgtgtgttttgtatttgaCACCATTGTGATTaccacacaacaaaatgttttacaaccccaattcacaaaaaagttgggacacctTGTAAAATGCgagtaaaaacagaatgcaatgatttgcaaatctcataaatccatatttttttttttttcacaatagaatatatatgaaaatatatgaGCCGGTGAAAGGTCTGAACTGTGGGCAAGCCAGTTCAGTACCCAGACTCTGTACTACAAAGCCACACTGTTGTAAAAGATGCAGTGTGTGTGGGTTAGGTTGTCTTGCTGGTATATGttaggccttccctgaaaaacatGTAGGCTGGATAGATATGgctatgttgctctaaaacctgtatatacctttctgcactgatggtgcctttcaaGATGTGTAATCTGATAATTCCATGGGCAGCAATGCACCCTCCAGAGAAGATGGTGGTGTCTCTGGAATGTGTTCACAATACTGGCAATTATGATTTTTGGCCTTCTCCTCATGCACAAAGAttttccagattctctgaatcttttgatgatgtcatgtactgtagatgatgagggTCTTCACAATTActtcacaatagaacattatTCTGACATTGCTTCACAATGTGTGGACACAGATTTTTGCAgactggtgaacctctgcccctCTTTGCTTCTGAGGAACTCTGCCTTTCTAAGCTGCTCTTTTTacacccaatcatgttactgacctgttgccagttaatATAAGCTATAAGCTATAAGCTAATATCAGCtccaaaatgttcctccagctgtttctttttagtaacaCTTACTCTTTCAGCACTTGTGCTGCTCCCAGCCCAACTTTTGAGACACATTGTTGTTGTTCCCATCAAATTCATAatgaaatgtctcagtttaaaaatttgatgttttactgtgaataaaatattggtttatgagatttgcaaatcaatgcattctgttgttgtttgtattttacaCAGCAACCTAACTTTTCAGAATTGGGCTTGTGGAAGAACATTAACCATCCTCTttagctcaaaaatcaaatattcaattcaattcaattttaattcaattcaattcaattttatttatatagcgccaaatcacaacaaactgtcgcctcaaggcgctttgtattgtgggtaaagaccctacaataatacagagaaaacccaacagtcaaaacgaccccctatgagcaagcacttggcgacagtggaaaggaaaaactcccttttaacaggaagaaacctccagcagaaccaggctcagggaggggcagtcatctgccgcgaccggttgggctgaggggagagaaagacatgctgtggaagagagccagagattaataacaattaatgattaaatgcagagtggagtataaacaaagtaaataaggtgaatgagaaacagtgcattatgtgaaccccccagcagactaggcctatagcagcataactaagggatggttcagggtcacctgatccagccctaactataagctttatcataaaggaaagttttaagcctaatcttaaaaatagagagggtgtctgtctcccgaatccaagctggaagctggttccacagaagaggcgcctgaaagctgaaggctctgcctcccattctactcttaagtatcctaggaaccacaagtaagccagcagtctgagagcgaagtgctctgttggggtgatatggtactatgaggtctttgagataagatggtgcctgattattcaagaccttgtatgtgaggagaagaattttaaattctattctagatttaacagggagccaatgaagagaagccaatatgggagaaatatgctctctctttctagtccctgtcagtactctagctgcagcattttggatcagctgaaggcttttcagaaagcttttaggacagcctgataataatgaattacaataatccagcctagaagtaataaatgcatgaatgagcttttcagcatcactctgagaaaggatgtttctaattttagaaatattgcgcaaatgcaaaaaagcggtcctacatatttgtttaatatgtgcattgaaggacatatcctggtcaaaaatgactccaagatttctcacagtgttactggaggccaaagtaatgccatccagagtaagtatctggttagacaccatgtttctaagatttgtggggccgagaacaagaatttcagttttatctgaatttagaagcaggaaattagaggtcatccaggccttaatatctttaagacattcctgcagtttaactaattgatgtgtgtcatctggcttcattgatagataaagctgagtatcatctgcatagcaatgaaaattgatgcagtgctttctaataatactgcctaagggaagcatgtataatgtaaatagaattggtcctagcacagaaccctgtggaactccataattaaccttactgtctgaagaagactccccatttacatgaacaaattggagtctatgagataaatatgattcaaaccactgcagtgcagtacctttaatacctatagcaagctctaatctctgtaataaaatgttatggtcaacagtatcaaaagctgcactgaggtccaacaggacaagaacagagatgagtccactgtcagaggctctaagaagatcatttgtaaccttcactaatgctgtttctgtactgtgatgaattctgaaacctgactgaaactcttcaaataaaccgttcctctgcagatgatcagttagctgttttacaactactctttcaagaatctttgagagaaaaggaaggttggagattggcctataattagctaagacagctgggtcaagtgatggctttttaagcagaggtttaattacagccaccttgaaggtctgtggtacatagccaactaataaagattgattgatcatttttaagattgaagcatcaataattggaaagacttctttgaacagtctagtaggaatgggatctaataaacatgttgctggtttggaggaagtaactattgaagttaactctgaaagatcaactggagccaaagagtctaaacaaataccagcagtgctgaaagcagccgaacatgaagaataatctttgagatggttatgaataattttttctcgaatgtctaaaattttatttgtaaagaaatccatgaagtcactactagttaacgtgaaaggaatactcggctctacagagctctgactctttgtcagcctggctacagtgctgaaaagaaacctggggttgttcttattttcttcaattaatgatgaatagtaagatgtcctagctttacggagggcttttttatagagcaacaaactctttttccaggctaaatgagcatcttctaatttagtgagacgccattccctctccagctttcgggttatctgctttaagctgtgcgtttgtgaattataccacggagtcaggcacttctgatttgaagctttccttttcagaggagccacagtatccaaagttatacgcagtgaggatgtaaaactattgacgagataatcgacctcactgggagcagagtttaggtagctgctctgcactgtgttggcacatggcactgaagagcataacaatgaaggaattagatccttaaacttagttacagcactttcagaaagtcttctactgtaataaaacttattccccactgctgtgtaatccattaaagtaaatgtaaatgttactaagaaatgatcagacaggagggggctttcagggaatactgttaagtcttcagtttctatgccatatgttaggacaagatccagagtatgattaaagtggtgggtgggctcctttacattttgagagaagccaattgaatctaacaatagattaaatgcagtgctgaggctgtcattctcagcatctacatggatgttgaaatcacccactataattattttatctgaactgagcactaaatcagataaaaagtctgagaaatcagacagaaactctgagtagggaccaggtggacgatagataataacaaataaaacaggtttttgattttcccaattaggatggacaagactaagagtcaggctttcaaaagaatgaaaactttgtctgggtctctgattaattaataagctggaattgaagattgcagctaatcctcctcctcgacctgtgcttcgagcattctgacagttactgtgactcgggggtgttgattcatttaaactaacatattcatcctgctgtaaccaggtttctgtaaggcagaataaatcaatacgttgatcaattattaaatcatttactaatagggacttggaagagagagacctaatgtttaacaatccacatttaattgttttattctttggtgcagttgatgaagctgtattatttattgtttttgaatttttttgcttaaatagctttttgctgattttagcattggtttttggtggtctgggagcaggcaccgactctatggggatggggttttggggggatggcaggaggagagaagctgcagagaggcgtgtaagactgcaactctgcttcctggtctcaaccctgggtagtcagtttttaggagggttaataaatttggccagatttctagaaatgagagctgctccatccaaagtgggatggatgccgtctctcctaataagaccaggttttccccagaaactttgccagttatctatgaagcccacgtcattttttggacaccactcagacagccagcgattcaaggagaacatgcggctaaacatgtcgctcctggtctgattggggaggggcccagagaaaactacagagtccgacatcgtttttgcaaagttacacaccgagtcaatattaattttagtgacctccgattggcgtaaccgggtgtcattactgccgacgtgaataacgatcttaccaaatctacgattagccttagccagcagtttcaaatttccatgaatgtcgcctgctctggcccctggaagacatttgactatggtcgctggtgtctctagcttcacgtttctcaaaacagagtcaccaataaccagagtaaCCAGACCaataaattataatttataCGAGTCTAATACAGTCATGTACAACTTTAAGACCTCTGCTTCACTATATTTggaattttaaattttactctACTACATTTATCTGGCAGCTAACGGCACCAGTAATTATGACACATATTAAACCTGCATTTCTCATTCTTTCTGGCCTGTGACCTTTTACTAGAAAGCTGTGTCTAATCGGGGCTTCTTGACAAGTTTTACATGTCTATGAATGTTTAATGAGCAGATGATTAACAATCTAACAATGCCAGCTATAGTACTATATTGGTCATTTGAGGCATTTTTCTGCTGAGAGAATAGTTTGTCTTTTGATAGCCTTCTTTAGGACATTTTACTGGTAATACAAGTGTTATCAgtaaaatgtgaaattaggaGACAATTTCCTCTTAGTTTCTTACAAAGACTCTTGGAAGACAAATTACAGACAAAAGAATCCCACTTTGCTTTGCTGAAAAGCTTCTTTTTCGGTATATTGTGTTATTGTCATAGTCCTTCActgactgttgttgttgttgttgttttggagtCTCTAACTCTCCCTGAGTTCAGGAAGAGCTGAGCAGAGATGCTTCTCTTCAGCCTCATTAAATAACAAATGGACTGGCTCTATATAAAAGCtcatacagcatgtctcattcactcacGCATTCACTTTTTCATAGGTGTTTTTTATCTAGCATTCATGCCCACAATCACAGTCTGATGAACACATTGGGAGGAACtcagggttaagtatcttgctcAGGGATATTTTgaacactttggcatgcagactggagcagccagggatcaaaccaccaaccttccgattagcagATGACGTGGTCTACTTTCTGAGCTACAGCCTCCCCAACAacctgcactgtgtgtgtgtcaatctCCTTGGCTGGAACTTACCAGAATCACCCCTCTATTTTCCCCGTGTCAGTCAGAGTCACCGGTCTGACAAATGTAACTTTATTTTGCAAAATAAAGTGTTAAATTTGATTACTCTGTCGCTGTGAGTCTTGCATCTGAGTCCACCAGTGACTATTAGCACAGGTGGCCCATGACAGTTACATGTTTTGTAATCACTGACTTGTGACACAAACCCACAGAACACAACATCTTTGCATACATGACTGTAATAACATTATGGAAAAGTGATGCAGCAGAACAAATTAGCACACAACTTACCCACCACCAGTGATGcaacacagaccaacaaaacacagaggaggaaggtTTTGTGTTCCCAAAGCATTTCTGTAGTAACAGAGAAGTGAATGCTGAGAATAGCTTGCAGGAGCTTGTTAGTGCTTAATAGTGCTCAGCTGCTCTCTTTAGCTCCCAGATCGGTGATCAGCTTTTGGCTTGAGTAAATCCCAGCTCTGTGCGGTGCTGCAactctgaaacagaaacacagtttaACTGGCAAGCATCAGGCATGAAGCAATGCTGGAATCCATATAAAGCAGTCCAAATCAGTCCAGAATATAAAGACCAGGGTTCACTGGTTCTTTTCTTACAAAGTTCCACTTTTACACTGAATGTATCCACAACAAACCTCTCGGAGTCTTTTCccctttattttactttgggGGCAATTTtgccttcttttctttcctcagaCTGGGTTCACTGTGGTTGGAATTCTTTGCCTGCTGGTGACCTCATTTGTATTCAATGGCTGTTTGTTGAAAAGGCTGGACTCTGGCCTTGCTGCCCActagtttgtgtgtat from Archocentrus centrarchus isolate MPI-CPG fArcCen1 chromosome 21, fArcCen1, whole genome shotgun sequence carries:
- the pla1a gene encoding phospholipase A1 member A → MLWEHKTFLLCVLLVCVASLVVGLLDERQEDDQCADLHNTTWREYQQQRVRLQVQYLLLTRKNMDCAQTFNQTSLTEQTSYFNPSRPTKVIIHGYRALGRKPSWVKKLSQALLQAEDVNVVLVDWVYSASFAYNLVVENYKEVALQISVLINQLQNHGCTLESFHFIGVSLGAHVAGFVGTLFGGKIGRITGLDPAGPMFKGADTYDRLDPSDAQFVDAIHTDSDYFGISIPVGHVDFFLNGGKDQTGCARSRFPSMYGYVICDHMMALHVYMSALNGSCQLMGIPCSTYEDFLKGRCVDCNVFKGKCPVIGLSENSGIAISPLPKEQKLFLLTTSVSPFCARHILLEMEVSQLDKRAEIEVALRTENLETKQRLRLQTDTVVYRTVMAHPTGLCEINSISLKNTGARFYRQGEIHVKSVCVSDLPSHRHEEPLCVNSMNIRRGDLWSHDFVQLCDVF